The Psychrosphaera ytuae genome includes a region encoding these proteins:
- a CDS encoding S8 family peptidase, whose translation MFLPRLSNKKWSLVFAVVSLVASVIALTGMKSYQPTNAYILQGASKGSMITLVNKIGGKVVHDFAVIPAISALLTDEQVSAIKKTNPLIRMFSDAKVQINSKSNEWQNSQPIRFKTDKKKAVWVAKNRTKETGFVDSVAIDWPAENGELKKLKVNGQLVAKKVTGQHITYYFDEPVEVKPGKKLKLTMKFDDLQNVNDQDYRISFNLMSGETVAMNSVKEEVTRGENRDTYFPAQVNADQLHQVGITGRGVGVAVIDSGLDSFEQLEYNTYGEQRNIHRVSVIDVLEDEYGHGSHVTSLIANSSSTTTDEGYATLSYNGIAPDVDLISIKAFDGEGSSTYADILTAIDYVLQNKDELNIKVLNLSFGSEVQSLYNFDPINRALIKVWQEGITVVASAGNTGPDALTVGVPGNNPFIITVGATTDNYTPYNIGDDMLASFSSSGPTHAGFIKPEIVAPGAHMQGLVGQDSFLMQNYGMYGDEYNYFSMSGTSQATAVTTGIVALMLQEQPDLSPDDVKCRLMATARMAQTDDEELLYSIFRQGAGLVDAFAAVTSQYKGCANRNIDVEEQLANLDGFYIGPARYNKETQEYYLVHNEDYVWDGSTDQDMIDDFVASKGLIFYDKEIPTSTKPKSKGLIFYDKEVPTSTKSKSNGLIFYDKEIPSSSGSKTKGLIFYDKEAPSSTKANTKGLIFYDKEAPSSTKSSTQGLIFYDKEAPSRVKTNWVVFD comes from the coding sequence ATGTTTTTACCAAGATTAAGCAATAAGAAATGGAGTTTGGTGTTTGCTGTAGTAAGTCTTGTGGCCTCAGTCATCGCCTTGACTGGCATGAAGAGCTACCAGCCAACAAACGCATACATCTTGCAGGGTGCAAGCAAAGGGTCAATGATCACTTTGGTCAACAAAATCGGTGGTAAGGTTGTACACGACTTTGCCGTTATTCCGGCAATTTCTGCCTTATTAACAGATGAACAAGTTTCTGCGATCAAAAAGACAAACCCACTGATCCGTATGTTCTCAGATGCAAAAGTACAAATAAATTCAAAGTCGAATGAGTGGCAAAACAGCCAACCAATCCGCTTCAAAACCGACAAGAAAAAAGCGGTGTGGGTTGCCAAAAACCGCACTAAAGAAACAGGTTTTGTTGATAGCGTTGCAATTGATTGGCCTGCCGAAAACGGTGAACTTAAAAAGTTAAAAGTGAATGGTCAGTTAGTTGCAAAAAAAGTAACTGGTCAACACATCACTTATTACTTCGATGAGCCAGTTGAAGTAAAACCAGGTAAAAAATTAAAGCTAACTATGAAGTTTGACGATTTACAAAACGTCAATGACCAAGACTACCGTATTAGCTTTAACCTAATGAGCGGTGAAACAGTAGCAATGAACTCTGTTAAGGAAGAAGTAACCCGTGGTGAAAACCGTGATACCTACTTCCCTGCTCAGGTAAACGCTGATCAACTACACCAAGTTGGTATTACAGGTCGTGGTGTTGGTGTTGCAGTTATCGACTCAGGTCTAGATAGCTTTGAACAGCTAGAGTACAACACTTACGGCGAGCAACGTAATATCCACCGCGTAAGCGTTATTGACGTACTTGAAGACGAGTATGGCCATGGTTCTCATGTAACTAGCTTAATTGCTAACAGCTCGTCAACGACAACAGACGAAGGTTACGCTACCCTTTCTTACAACGGTATCGCACCAGATGTTGACCTAATCTCTATCAAAGCGTTTGATGGTGAAGGCAGCTCTACATATGCCGATATTTTGACAGCGATTGATTACGTTCTTCAAAACAAAGATGAACTAAACATCAAGGTGTTAAATTTATCGTTTGGCTCTGAAGTACAGTCTCTTTATAACTTCGACCCAATTAACCGCGCTTTAATTAAAGTTTGGCAAGAAGGCATCACTGTCGTTGCGTCAGCTGGTAACACAGGTCCAGATGCTCTTACTGTTGGCGTACCAGGAAACAACCCGTTCATCATCACTGTTGGCGCTACAACTGATAACTACACGCCTTACAACATCGGCGACGATATGTTGGCGTCTTTCTCAAGCTCAGGTCCGACGCACGCTGGTTTCATCAAGCCAGAAATCGTTGCTCCAGGCGCTCACATGCAAGGTCTTGTAGGTCAGGATTCGTTCCTAATGCAAAACTATGGCATGTATGGTGATGAGTATAACTATTTCTCTATGTCAGGTACTTCGCAAGCGACGGCTGTTACAACCGGCATTGTTGCATTAATGCTGCAAGAGCAACCTGATTTGAGCCCAGACGACGTTAAATGTCGACTAATGGCAACAGCTCGTATGGCCCAAACAGACGATGAAGAGTTACTTTACAGCATCTTCCGCCAAGGCGCAGGTCTAGTTGATGCATTTGCTGCTGTAACTAGTCAATACAAAGGCTGTGCTAACCGCAACATCGACGTTGAAGAGCAACTAGCTAACCTTGACGGTTTCTACATTGGCCCAGCTCGTTACAACAAAGAAACACAAGAGTACTACCTAGTACACAACGAAGACTATGTTTGGGATGGCTCAACTGACCAAGATATGATCGACGATTTTGTGGCTTCTAAGGGGTTGATTTTCTATGACAAGGAAATACCAACTTCTACAAAACCAAAATCAAAGGGGCTTATTTTCTATGATAAAGAGGTACCGACTTCAACTAAATCTAAGTCGAACGGCCTTATTTTTTATGATAAAGAAATACCAAGTTCATCTGGGTCTAAGACTAAAGGCTTAATTTTCTACGACAAAGAAGCACCATCATCAACAAAAGCTAATACTAAAGGATTAATCTTCTACGACAAAGAAGCTCCTAGCTCAACAAAGTCGTCTACTCAAGGGTTAATCTTTTACGACAAAGAAGCTCCCTCACGAGTTAAAACGAACTGGGTCGTTTTCGACTAA
- the dsbB gene encoding disulfide bond formation protein DsbB, translated as MSVVHTLSSWPASRWPWLLLAASAFTFEAIALYFQYGMGLEPCIMCVYQRTAVAGILFATIPALINPSSRILRVSSLLAWLVASVWGLKLAIEHVRMQNPDNFMLLMSCDVFPNYPSWMPIHEWLPSVFEPRGTCGDIDWLFLGLSMPQWMVVVFGGYLLMAVLCIGARLIKVRGL; from the coding sequence GCCATGGTTGTTATTAGCAGCATCAGCATTTACGTTTGAAGCTATCGCGTTATATTTTCAATATGGAATGGGCTTAGAGCCTTGCATTATGTGTGTCTATCAACGCACAGCGGTTGCAGGAATATTGTTTGCAACTATTCCGGCCCTAATCAACCCATCTTCGCGTATTTTGAGAGTAAGCAGCCTATTGGCATGGCTTGTAGCTAGCGTGTGGGGGTTAAAACTCGCCATCGAACATGTTCGAATGCAAAATCCCGATAACTTCATGTTGTTAATGAGCTGTGATGTTTTCCCAAATTATCCAAGCTGGATGCCTATCCACGAGTGGTTGCCTTCGGTATTTGAGCCAAGAGGCACCTGTGGTGACATAGATTGGCTGTTTTTAGGCTTGTCCATGCCACAGTGGATGGTTGTTGTTTTTGGCGGCTACTTACTGATGGCTGTACTCTGTATTGGAGCACGACTAATTAAAGTCAGGGGACTATAG